One stretch of Prunus persica cultivar Lovell chromosome G1, Prunus_persica_NCBIv2, whole genome shotgun sequence DNA includes these proteins:
- the LOC18793330 gene encoding uncharacterized protein LOC18793330, producing the protein MDLTGRAAHPLSLGLPPVHLQFLEEQSRPSKHKGVGIRSLLRYGGGKRLNNRTILPFFKNSVIPTTCCAAKATTSTGAAAGDMLEVDLREIKDKCKKWNWKGRYAINYFVSHSSSDPHSSNPNRPPILLVHGFGASIPHWRRNIRTLAQIYTVYAIDLIGFGASEKPVGFSYTMEKWAELILDFLDEIVQEPTVLIGNSVGSLACVIAAASASGAEAESNNKARVRGLVLLNCAGGMNNKAITDDWRIKLFLPLLWLIDFLLKQRGIASAIFERVKQRDNIRNILLSVYGNKESVDEELVEIIMEPTCDPGALDAFVSIVTGPPGPSPVQLMPTIISSSLPLLVLWGDEDPFTPLDGPIGKYFTSLPSQLPYVTLFVLQGVGHCPHDDRPDLVHQKLLPWLDHFSTVTHT; encoded by the exons atggaTCTGACGGGAAGGGCTGCCCATCCACTTTCGCTTGGGCTGCCGCCTGTCCATTTGCAATTCTTGGAGGAGCAATCGCGGCCAAGCAAGCACAAAGGGGTAGGGATAAGGAGCTTGCTTCGATATGGTGGAGGAAAGCGTCTTAATAATCGAACTATTCTTCCTTTCTTCAAGAATAGTGTCATCCCAACAACTTGTTGTGCAGCAAAGGCAACTACATCTACAGGTGCTGCTGCTGGCGATATGTTGGAAGTGGATTTGAGAGAGATTAAGGACAAATGCAAAAAGTGGAATTGGAAGGGTAGATACGCCATCAATTACTTTGTTTCTCACTCTTCTTCTGATCCACACTCATCAAATCCAAATCGTCCCCCTATACTTCTTGTTCATGGTTTCGGTGCCTCCATTCCTCACTGGCGCAG AAATATTAGGACGTTGGCTCAGATTTATACCGTTTATGCTATTGACCTCATCGGGTTTGGTGCCTCAGAGAAGCCAGTAGGCTTTTCATATACCATGGAAAAATGGGCTGAG TTAATCTTGGAttttttggatgaaattgTTCAAGAGCCGACTGTGTTGATAGGGAACTCTGTTGGGAGCCTTGCTTGTGTCATTGCTGCTGCCTCAGCCTCAGGTGCTGAGGCAGAATCTAATAATAAAGCACGCGTTCGAGGGTTGGTGCTTTTAAATTGTGCGGGTGGTATGAACAATAAAGCAATTACTGATGACTGGAGGATCAAGCTTTTCTTACCTTTGCTTTGGTTGATTGATTTTCTGTTGAAGCAACGAGGAATTGCTTCCGCCATTTTTGAGCGTGTCAAACAGAG AGATAATATAAGGAATATCTTATTGTCTGTTTACGGGAATAAGGAATCTGTTGATGAAGAATTAGTAGAG ATAATCATGGAACCCACCTGCGACCCCGGGGCGCTTGATGCTTTTGTTTCTATCGTGACTGGCCCCCCAGGACCAAGCCCGGTGCAGTTGATGCCAACAATAATTTCCTCCTCCCTaccacttctagttttatggggGGATGAAGACCCCTTCACTCCACTTGATGGACCTATCGGCAAATACTTCACCTCCCTACCTTCTCAACTACCCTACGTCACCCTCTTTGTTTTACAAGGGGTTGGGCATTGTCCCCACGATGACAGGCCTGACTTAGTACACCAGAAACTTCTTCCCTGGTTGGATCACTTTTCTACTGTAACTCACACTTAA